The following proteins are co-located in the Anomalospiza imberbis isolate Cuckoo-Finch-1a 21T00152 chromosome Z, ASM3175350v1, whole genome shotgun sequence genome:
- the LOC137464557 gene encoding transient receptor potential cation channel subfamily M member 6-like isoform X3 yields the protein MDKQHSTGLKPPKSWIEDVFSKRECAHIIPSSNEPHRCPTGCQVCQNLIRCCCGRLIGEHPGLECSWSVYQAGSQSDGGEWSVQKHTKMSPTDAFGTINFQDGDHTYHAKYIRLSYDSNLDQLLHLMVKEWQMELPKLVISVHGGIQNFKLPSKVKQVFSKGLVKAAESTGAWIITEGINSGVSRHVGDALKGRASPHLRKICAIGIPPWGIIENQRDLIGKDVVCLYQTLGNPLSKLSTLNSMHSHFLMADDGTVGKYGNEIMLRRNLEKYISLQKIHTRMGQGVPIVGLVLEGGPSVILMVWEYVRASPAVPVVVYEGTGRAADILAFAHKHTGDTG from the exons cCCCCCAAATCTTGGATCGAAGATGTCTTCAGTAAAAGAGAATGTGCCCACATTATTCCCAGCTCAAATGAACCACACAG ATGTCCTACTGGATGCCAGGTGTGCCAGAATTTAATCAG GTGCTGCTGTGGACGGCTGATTGGAGAACACCCAGGATTAGAATGCAGCTGGTCTGTTTATCAGGCTGGCTCACAGAGCGATGGTGGAGAATGGTCTGtgcaaaaacacacaaaaatgagTCCAACAGATGCATTTGGTACAATCAATTTTCAAGATGGAGACCACACTTACCATGCTAAG tATATTAGACTTTCTTATGACAGCAATTTGGATCAGCTGCTGCACCTGATGGTTAAAGAATGGCAGATGGAATTGCCAAAGCTAGTGATCTCTGTTCATGGAGGCATTCAAAATTTCAAGCTTCCCTCAAAGGTCAAGCAGGTTTTCAGCAAAGGGCTGGTGAAGGCTGCTGAGTCTACAGGAGCATGGATAATTACAGAAGGCATCAACAGTG GAGTGTCTAGGCATGTGGGGGATGCACTCAAAGGCCGTGCCTCACCACACCTGAGGAAGATCTGTGCTATTGGGATTCCTCCATGGGGTATCATTGAGAATCAGCGGGATCTCATTGGAAAAGAT GTAGTTTGCCTGTACCAGACTCTCGGTAACCCACTCAGCAAGCTGAGTACGCTCAACAGCATGCATTCTCATTTTCTAATGGCAGATGATGGGACAGTAGGCAAGTATGGGAATGAAATTATGCTCAGGAGGAATTTGGAGAAGTACATATCActtcaaaaaatacacacaa GAATGGGCCAAGGTGTTCCCATAGTCGGCCTGGTGCTAGAAGGAGGCCCCAGTGTGATCCTGATGGTGTGGGAGTATGTGAgggccagcccagctgtgccagtggTGGTCTATGAgggcactggcagagctgcagataTCCTGGCGTTTGCCCACAagcacacaggtgacacggggTGA